atgtgggaatgaccagcaacaaactgtccattcgcatgaatggacacaggcagacagtgtttgttggtaatgaggatcaccctgtggctaaacgtgccttggtgcacagccagcacatcttggcacagtgttacaccgtccgggttatctggatacttcccaccaacaccaacctgtcagaactccggagatgggaacttgcccttcagtatatcctctcttctcgtcatccgccaggcctcaatctccgctaatttcaagttgccgccactcatacctcacctgtctttcaacaacttctttgcttctacacttctgcctcgactgacatctctgcccaaactctttgtctttaaatatgtctgcttgtgtctgtatgtgtggatggatatgtgcgtgtgtgcgagtgtatacctgtccttttttccccctaaggtaagtctttccgctcccgggattggaatgactccttaccctctcccttaaaacccacttcctttcgtcttcccctctccttccctctttcctgatgaggcaacagtttgttgcgaaagcttgaattttgtgtgtgtgtttgtttgtgtgtctatcgacctgccagcgcttttgttcggtaagtcacctcatctttgtttttatatataatttttcccacgtggaatgtttccttccattatattgatatcatttagagataaacgcgtttgaaaaataaaatctcggaaactagaaattcgAGGAAGTTTACAGTAATGTAAAATGCTTACCAATTAATCTGCGATTCCAGTACCGTATAGTAATCCTTCTTCCTCATAGGTTTCGTTTtgcgcttgcagcagtgctttctGAGCTTTCCAATCTTCCTTCGATTCCAATGAACTATGTCGATTCTGTTGGCTCACGTGCTGGTCATCCGTTTGTTCTGCATAATTGAAGCTTTGCAtgcctactacaattcctgcctTGTTTGTGACCGgcagaagggatgaatttccttcattgaataagcccACTGCTAAATACAGTGCCAATTCAATGACTTTTGTTCCGGAGTTCACGTGTTTATgagctaatcgccaaatagtgAAATTAAAACTTCCATTCACATTTTGTGCGTGGCCActtaaacatctctccagtaactCATCCCTTGATAATTCATCATATATTGGAAGAATTTCATTCTGTACGTCGGGGTGCAATGGAGTAGGGAGTGCTTCATGTTCCATTCCGAGGGCTGTTCGTTTCTGCAACTCGCACTAGTTGTCTTCTCCCTCAGGGAAATACTCGTGTCGAGGATTTTCAGCCGTGGAAATTGTACGATAGTATGTCGTCATAATTGCTTCTTTGACGTCTTGCACATTATCTAGGTGTCACGTACAGTACTCGCGTATTGTGTACGCCAGTTAGTTTCCCAGTAGAACCTGACCTCGAGAAGATTGTGCCTAGCCCTGCACGTGCAGCGTACTTTGAGTTTTACCCACGTCAGAGTCACACTAGCAGTTACAATTCGGCACATTTCAACAATGCCTTCGAATCGGTAGTCGGTAATAAGTGGTAAGCATTTTCACTAACGACTCTGTGAGTTAGCCTTTTCCACCGAGCTTTTTAGTTTTTCGAATGTTTCGGAGTCGAGCCCCCATTCTCCTGGAGTCGAGCCTGTACCTAATGTGCACTGGATTCTGTGCTCGTAAAATCTAAACGAACGCAAATTTCGCTTCgaaattttgacagcgtattcTTGGAGAGTTGAGCTAACAATTTGTGCAATAAAAAAAGTCAGTTTTTTTGGCCCTTCTAATGGGGTTTCCTCACTCGAAGGTGGTTTGATGgaacccctgccaggcacttaatcgtCAATTGTAGAGTCaccgtgtagatgtaaatgtgttaTATAATTCTGCACTAATCACTTTTTTGTCGGGTAGAACTTTATAATTTCACTCCTTACCAAAACAGCTTCGCATTTTCTAGTATTTAGTCCACTGTCGAAATGTGCCGAAGTGTAACTGCTAGTGTGATTCCGAAGTGGGTAAACCTCAAAGTCCGCTGCACGTGCCGGGCTAGGCAGAATTTTCTCGAGGTCAGGTTCTATCGGGAAATTAACTGGCGTACGCGAGTACCGCACGTGACACCTCTACGGTGTATTCGGGTCGAGTCGGGGTACCGTAATTTAGTGTCTGTGGCGCAGCTACCTGCCGCAGCGCTACTGGGCCGTCGCCCTGCCGGTGCACCTGTGCGTCGGGCTGGCGCTGTTCGCATTCTTCTTCTACCCCGGACTGGGTCTCGCGATGACGCCCGCCCTCTCCGACCCGCAGACCGTCGGGGACGGGCGAGGCCGCGGAACGCGCAACGCCGCGCCCGCGCCTGCGCCCGGTGCCGTACCCCCGGTGGGAGACCTACACGTCTCCGAGGTGAGTACTGCCGTAAATGAAATGTACTCATTTGACGAGTATGTAGTTTGTGACGGAGCGGGTCCGCAAGGAACGGGAGGACAGAGGAACTTCTCGGGAACGCTCGTCTGTCCTCCACTTCTGGTCAGTCCCGTTTCGTTTCCACGTCGGTCTCGTCCGTTTTCGACCGGTTACTCGTCGCCCTCTCCTGCCCCACTGTTCTTTGTCCAGTTGCAGTTCCTTTCATTTTTTATGTTCACACGTTCTCGTGCAGTTTCAGAAGATTCTCGAAATTTTGCCTTTTAGTTCTTTGTGTGCACTGATCCGTGTCCCTGACCGGTAAGGTTATTTTGTTTGGCCACACCCTCGGAACTTGCGACCAAAGTTTAATGTTCAATTTATTGTCTTCTGTGAACTGTTGTTGTAATTTGTATATAGCTTATTAATTAATGTTTCGCAAATTTtgtattagttaaataatcttacatcacaTTTACACTAAAATAATTCCTCTTCTTATATTCCTAAATCTAACATTTCCGTCTCTGGAAGCGGAGTTACtgagagggtaatcccaaaagtaaagtctcctattttttttataagtacgtagacctgtttccttctacaatggcttacatcagtttacagcttgaacatttagctatttttcgacataagcatcatttctgtcgatgcgtttttgtagacgctgtggcagtttttgtctgCCCGTGTGATACTAGCTCGCCACCGTGCTGTTCGGAAAGTTATGAACTGGcacgattgttgcttggtctcaggtgtaaagtggtatgcccaggttttgtCACCCGTGACAAcggagtccagaaagttgtcctgttcagctgcaaggcggtgaagaaatgtgcgggaaCCATCAACTCGTTACTGCATGTTGTAATGTAATCAACCATCGGAGATAAAATTTATCTTGTGCAAAAAGTACAATGCCCACAGTAAAGAGTTAAGGTAATTTCATTATGTTGCCagaaaatgtttaatttatttaattgtgaatactttcttttatgataaataatggacttgttttatatatatatatatatatatatatatatatatatatataagtttattAACGTCAGTAGACCAAAGAAGCtagaatgcaggaatgtctgcaacttccgggcacatgttgggTTGCCCGCCACTACTTTGTCAGTATTAGAGGGAAACGGATTTGCTTATGTG
This DNA window, taken from Schistocerca serialis cubense isolate TAMUIC-IGC-003099 chromosome 11, iqSchSeri2.2, whole genome shotgun sequence, encodes the following:
- the LOC126426674 gene encoding phosphatidylinositol N-acetylglucosaminyltransferase subunit P, with protein sequence MPEHTPAPTPARAVYGFVLYLASVTSAALFLLWAYVPPDVASSLGLSYLPQRYWAVALPVHLCVGLALFAFFFYPGLGLAMTPALSDPQTVGDGRGRGTRNAAPAPAPGAVPPVGDLHVSEVCRHLYLGGQSG